The nucleotide window GTGGAACCCTGGGAACTGCCTTGTACAAGGACACCGACCCCGGCATCTACATCGACATCTGGCAGAGCATCAGCAGTTACACTATCCCCGGCCCGACCCTCTACACTGCTGGCAGCACTGCCACCGCGGCTGCTGATGCGActaccactgctgctgctaccagCGCCTCGACGACCGAAGCCGCTGTCGTGACTTCTGCTGCCGCCTCTTCTGCTGGCGCTGGATCCCAGACCACCATGGTCACCTCCTCTCGTTCTCAGCCCACTGGTAGCTCCGACAGTTCCTCTGGTGTTGGTAGCTCTGGTAGCACCAACAGCCAGTCCGGCAGTGGCTCGACGGCTGGCGGCCAGTTCGGTCAAACCCAGCCTGGCATGGCAGGATCCGGCAACGCCAGCCCCTCCGACTCGGCCTCTACCCCCACCAGCTCCACCCCCAGCGCTGCTTCCAGCTCCGCATCTTCGGCTACCTCGGGTGTCCTGAGCGGCTCTTGCAGCCAGGAAGACTACTGGTACTGCAATGGCGGCACGGCGTTCCAGCGCTGCGTCAACGGCGAGTGGGATGCGTCTCAGAGCATGGCCGCAGGCACTGAGTGCACTCCTGGCATCTCGGAGACGCTGACGATcgctgcttcttcgaagcGTCGCAATGTTAGCGGTCTGCGCCATCGTCGCTTGTAAGAAAGATGGCAGACTATCATATTGTGAGTGGAGTTTAGAGGATCTGCGGCATACGTGGCCTgcatctttttttctcttcatgTGTATACTTACGTTACCTTTGACCAGCTCTAGAAGCTTTGATAGTGAAAGACATGGAGTCAAATATAACGCGTGTAACGCAAAAACTCAATTCCATCGCGTGTCATACCAAGCTTTCGTAGTATTATCCCAGATGTTCAGACCCTTCGCTCCTTGATCCATACTAGCTGCTAGTCCAGCACTGCCGTCGGGGACTGCATATTGTAGATCATCGGGGACTCCTCAACCGATTGCCTGTCAATATACAAGACATCCCATTTCATACTTTGGGGTCTGCCTCTGGTTGTCGTGACGGGTACTTGGTCTGTTGTGTCTTTTGTGTCTTGATAGGGCATTCTCAGCAACAATTGGAGATACTGTTATGCGAATACCACGGTATTTACATTGCAAGAACGTATGCAATATACCTCGTGACCGATTAAGACTGGAAATCAATAGTTCATCAGAAAGGGAGATTTGGAATTGTGTAGCGAGTTGTTGGTATCCTTGTATGTACATGTATTTCATTTTCTAAGTCCCATGTTTTGGTGTCATTGGGAAGGCGCACATGATCGGGTCTTGGGAAGGATTTGCTTTGCACCGATGCATCGCGCATGTTACCGAAGTGCTGCCAGCATATCTGATGTCTGCCATTATTGCTAGTTAGCGCTGTTGCCGGGCCTCAAACGACATTGCTGACTGCAGTCAATCCTTGAAATTACTAAAAGGAAAGAATACCTCATCTTATAATACTAGACTCCCCGTGCTGTAAGGGGGTATACTACCCGCGGCGCCGCGGAAGCCCCGCCATTCCAATGCATGCTACCATCTGACCGCAGGTTAGGGTATGGAGCCGAAGAATGCTAAACATGGCTACCTATACCTAGAGATTTCTATCACCGTTGCTCAACAATGGCTAGTCTGTTGCCCAGTACGGAGTCTTGACCCCCGCGCTGTGGTTGGGGAATGGCATGCTGTCAGACGTGTGGTTGAGCAGCTCATATCAACGTCTCCAGAACTACCGCACGACCCTTACAGTGATTTTCCATCCCCTGGCTGGCGACTGATAGTAAGGATTAGGATAAATCTAGCGCATTTATGCCGGTTCAACGGATTAAAAGAGACCGAGGCTGACTATGACATGAAATCTAACTTCTTTCTCGCCTGACTGTTACTTGGACGTGGCTGATCAAGATTGGGATTCAAGAAGGATTATGGAAAAGCATGGAGATATGTTCACCGATTCAAAACATCAATCCTCAACGCAAATGAATGGCCTACCTTCAACATCCAGTATCGTTCTACCGCGGAGTGATAGCCTGTACTACATACCGATCCGAGTAGATCGCTCCTTATCAAATCCGCAATGAATGCAGGCACCGCATTGTTTCGCCCCTTGAATATAAGTCATGAGATGTCAGATGATTGGCTCTAATGATTCTACAACAACCTCCTTGCTTTATACACCTTTGTAATGAGACCGCTAGTCCTAGATAAAGGGAGTCGTAGCGCCGGTTTACACCAGTTCAACATTTCCAGCCTCTGACTTAACCCCTAAAGCATTTCCACGTCCATACATATCAAGTACCAAAATGAGAGTTTCGGCTATTATTACActcctcttctctgccttgGTGGCGGCTGGACCTTTGCAAGATCCTAAAGGACAACCCGATACAGCTATGATGAAACGACAGGTAAGACATTATGTGTTGACATAATATCTCCCTGGAGATAAGATTAACCTTGGGGAATCTATAGGACCCTTCCAACTGTCCAGATAGTCAAACTGCTGCCTGCTGTGCTGGTTGTCTTGTCACTTCTCCATTTGATTCCCAGACAGGCCGCACTGCGGCGTCTTGTTGCAAGGACTGTGGCTGTTAGAATATTGCTCAATCGGCAGCCATCATACTCTACCACAGGGTCTCGACGTTAACCTCACGATATTCCATGACAAAGGCTTGGCCTGAGATTACATATATCTAGGTTCTCCTATACTATAGGCGAATACAAACGCgtcttatattatctttaccCGGCAAAGACTCGAGCTTTAATACCGTAGCGCCTGCCCGTTACCTTAACAGAATTCCAAGAAGGTAAAACAAGATTCCAAAAGTTTCTGGTCAAATGTAGCCTCATGCGCACCCCTTGGTAAATCAATAGTAACATCACCTCACTACCATGTCCATATCAAATGCTTTCGGCGTCTAGCAACCGTAGTTCGTACAGCAGCTGTCAGCGCCAAAGAGGGCGAAAGCACAACCCGCACAGCATTGAGCAGTGGCTGTGTCGGGGCATTCCTCAGTCTAGTTATATATACACTTCATTAGTATTGTATTGAGATTCTATGTTGATATTAGGTCAGGGTATGTCTCATTCGATAGTAATTTGTCTCTGTCAAGGCGCTATAAGTTCTTTTGCTGCAGCTAAGCAAGCGGACTTATATTTCCCGTGATTCCAGTCAAATCCCGACATTCTCATCCCGACCTGCAGTCTCCATGCATGCTGGAACTCCAGCTGAGGCAAATAAGTTGGCGATAAACATGCCTGTCCTTCCTTGTCTCCTAAATCAATCTTgatttggttggttggggatTTGTAATTCAGCATATGGTCAATTGAATCTTCCAAACACCTCATTGTGTCTGCAGTCAGAGGTTAGACCAATAACGCCATATGCAATGTGACTTGAGCGGGACGGACCGAAGCAATGAGGCGGACAATGTATCAGTCCCACTTATCTATCACGCAATTATCGACTGCGGGATACCGCCACTTTACTCTCGCAGTGTGGACTGACGATGTCTTGCAATACGCAGAGGAAGTGTGCTTCGAGGACCTCGATTCACCCTTCCACATTGCCGAAGTTAACAGTACCGAGCACATGGCTACTGCAGGCCGGACGAGCCAGATCAGCTTATGCGGCTGCGGGGCTGTTTACTGCTAAAACCTCCGGTCTCATGCCCGGTTGTAGGGCTGTGGAAGTTACAAACAAGCCAGTATGGTTTCTGCTCTGTTATGCCTTGGTCTGGGTTTACCCTACTAGATTAGGTTCTTTTATAATGTTATGCAAATGTAAAGACTTTTTTGTTATATACCCTATAGATCATCTGGATAATGAAAGGTTCCGTCCTTGTGTTCGCGATTCAGTGTTATAGGGAAGACCCCCAAGGGTGCATGCATTGTTTCAGCAGTTACATCGAGCTACCCTCGTTATAAAGGAAAGCTTGAAATATCATTATTCAGCACTCAAGCAGTAGATTTGGATAGTATGTACCATTGAGATCTGCGATATACGCATAGGATATATATTGACCTGGAAGGAGCTTTAAATATCATACAAGTAGAGTCGCGGACAATGCGAAAGAACCAGGCCTAGCTAAGGGCATTGTCTAAGCAATGTAGTTATTGTCCTATGCAGAAGTCTACTAAGGCATACATTTGCGTTAGCATTAAATCAATGCTTGGAATTTGGTCTTTTGGATATGTTGAATGCTAAGAAGCGAGTCAGTTTCTGACCGAGACAGGAGACAGTCCGGGTGGCACGGATATGAATGTCCTCGGCGGTAACTGAAATAGGGCTGTGATGTAAAAGGACTGACTAGGGAGAGCGTTGATAATTTTCTCCCCATCATGACAAGTACACAATGCCATGAAACCCAGTAAATCCTCTACCGTTTCTCTGAGTATTTGTTAGCTGGACTCCGCTAGTGCATGAGCCTGGTTACACACACGCCCTGGGGTCCGCTGGAATCAGAAAGACATATATGACGGTACCTTTGCCACGTTCTCATTGAAATGGCTTGTATGACCcatatatatttcatattGAATAAAGCAAACGGCATATCCTTAAGGTCAAAGTATAGAAAGCGCTTGTGCTAACCCCAGAAGTACAAAAGCGACATCCCACCCACGGTAAGACAGTTCGAATCTTGGGCTAGGTTCTGATTCTTTACTTAACTTGATCTTCCTGGAATTCCCCTTTGGTCACTATCTTCCCATCCGATTTATTCAACTAACTACTGATATACCGAGGCCCATGTACTCTTTGCCTGTCACTGGAATTGCGGTTGTCAAAAATTCAACAATCTTGCACCCCCTacctttcttcccttgcgACTCCATGAAAGTGCCTTAGTCGTTGCAGAAATTAGTTCTTACTATCATGCATATTCCATAGCGTCTCTGCCTCCTTTACAGGACCCGAAAATCGTGAATTCTTCGGCAAGGTGCGAGTCTCAACTACCTTATTTACTCAGCTAGCACAGGTAATGCTCAAAAGCTTGTGAATGCATGTGACTATGTCGACGTGCCTCGCAATCCATAGTAGGCCAGGCAATGTGATAGGTAATATCCTGCAGGTACAGTGGCTGGCTGATCGGTGGCGGTGTCGGAACACACGTAATCTTTTGCAGGATGAAGGACAGACTCAGTCATTTAGCGGCTAAGAGAAGCGGTTTAATTTCAACCCACCCTATTGGAAATCTTTGTTTTAGGCTCAAGGTCCTGATTTAGTAAGTCTCTTGACGACCGTTTCTCGGATGTCCTTATTCTTCAGACTATTGAATCCTATTCTGGTATGATCCTGCAAAGTCGGCGAAGTGTTTGGAAACAATTTACGGTGAGACTATCTGACTACTTAAACTTTATTGCCTGTCGCATCAACTAACTGCAGCTAAATTGCAGTGAAACCCTTCTACAAAGTAGATGATAGGCTTATTACCCCGGATCCGATCTAGTTGCTGCAAATTGAAGAGGCAGGTGCAGAATGCAAGGGCTTGATGAGGCTGAAACCGGTGTCCACCGGAACGGTTGCCTCCATGGGTCCATGCTCCAGGACCGTGTGTAGTGACTTGATCTCAAGCTGGTCAGCCTTTCATGCTCTAAAATCTTGTTTCCATTTCAGAAAGTTATTGTAAAAAGCGCTCCTGAGGTCGCCGTGCTACACGGATGCTAGATTGAAAAGAGATGGCGTAAAGAACACGTGTAGCCATCTTATAGTTTGGGACGAAGTGTATTCATGCAGAGTGTATTGCATTTCCGATGAAAACGCATTCGTAATCGTCATTGCTCAATCCGCAAATGATCAGCCCTACTGCTCTATTGAATGGCTGATCCTTAATTATAATGGCCCAGCAAAGTTCAACTCTGCTGGTGAATCGAGGGCAAACATGCAGGTCGCATTTCGATAGTCGCCTTTTTTGGAGCAGTGACGCGGTTAGAATAGAGTACTGTAGGGAGCAGATCATACTAAGAAGTATCGAGAAAATACATCGGCTAACTGAGGTTACCCTTGCCGCTAAATGCATTGCCAGACCTACCACTCCACTGAGGCAATGACACAGTGAAGTCCATCCAAGTATTTAATCTGAGTACTCCCCCCAGCTGTTCAGTCTCATTACATCCTCCAAACAATTCAATTCGTTCCTACAACATTCGACATAATCCTCTATCATCATGAAGGTCTCAGCTGTCCTCTTCGCCGTCCTCTTTTCCGCCTTTGTGGCAGCCACCTCTGAACACGATCCGGCGGCCAAAGTTGGTGCATCCATTGGAAAGCGAACGGTAGGGAGCTGAAGTCCCATCTGTTTTGTTACTCATAGACTGTCCGTCAGGGGTATTGACTATAAGATTTGATAGGAGGCCGACGCTGCTTCGTTGTGCGACGATCTCGGTGTCCTCGACTGTTAAGCTACATGCCTCCACAACAGCGATCCAGCCAGCTGCGCCAGCGATTGTGCCTGTGATATGGAATGACTTCAAGGGAACGGGGAATGTTGGCCAAAATACAACCTCAGCGTTTATACGCCGTCTTGTATCTCTGTTCTTCTCTATGTGACTGTGGATTTGACTCTTGTTCACCGTGATTTAGTATAGGTCATTTCATATAACATGGATTTCCTATTCTCTTATGCAAATACAAAGGCTCGGTCTAATATCTACCATGATTCCACGCATCGGACAGTTTGCCTTGGCACCCGAATAGTGTATTCTCTATATTTTCTAAGCCACAGAGTACGATTCGTTACAAGAATAGCGGCTATTGAGATACTGTATCGATATCATAGTGTTCCATCAAATTGAGTGACATGGTAATATTCCTTTGGACCACCCTATAGTCTTGATTTGGGTCTCCCCGCTGCATCGCCTGCTATATAAATCTGATATCGAGATAGAAATACTCGATCTAGCATGACGAAGTGACATCTTGCAGCCCAGTCAACTGTCTTAGCAGACCTATCTTTGAATACGCAGTCGAGAGTTCCATGCACCATAGCCACATTGGAATTAGGTCCGTACGGGAAAACCTGCTTGAGGCGATGCGTGCAGTGCTTAGTTGGATTCCACAATGCTTTCCTCAGGGCATATATTTCTATAGAATCATCAATGGTTGGGAAGAGCCTCGGCCAAAACTAAGACATGACCTTGTCAAGCTTACCCTCTCTACCACgtgcttctctttctcccattATTACCGTAGCATCGGGCGTAAAGCATTGTGAATATTTTTCGTGCTCATTCGGTGAGTCCATCCGGAGATAGAACTCATTCAAGAATCGCTTATAAGCGGGATCGAAGGGTATTAAGGGGTAGTCCGGGCCCATTCCCGGCCTTTCTAACGCTGGTGTTAGAGTTAGTTAAGTAGTATTTTGTAAACTATGGCCAGATACTTACGATCGTTCGCAGGATGGCCAGTGCCTCTTGTCTGTACTTCTCATCCAGAAGTACAGTTTCTGCTAGACTTGTATCGAAGAAACATCTCACTTTCTCACTTGAACGATCTTCTTTGTTGAACTGAATTTGCAGTGCCATGAATAATGTTGGCTATACAAACGATTGCCCAGTTTTGTTCGGGTGTCTCTGGTCTTCAACCCACCCTTCCTCGTTCCTTGTGATGCTATCAGGGCAGGCTATCTCAAATATAGGGCCCGGATCTGCTATCAGTTTGATGATAGGCAGCCACACCTTATCCAAGAATTCTGCCTTCGACCTCCATACTCCTGATAACGCGTTTTGTCCTGTGATCTCCCAGTGCACATTGTCATCGAcgtggttgaagaaggattCGTAGCCGCGAGGACTTTGCTTAGTTCTCCGAATACGGATAGTATCTCGGCGTTGGTGAGATAAGGCATAATGAGGCGTCGTTGGGGGGAAGCGTCTCCTGGGTCACTGAAAATCACTCAAACACATTTTTTGTAACATTGGCCAAGTTAAGACATTAATGATAAACGGCGGGCCTGATGACAGCTTACCAAGCCTAAGCATTCATTCTGCAGAAGTTGAGCCTAGCCACATTTCAGGtaaaagtagatagatagatagatagatagatagatagattgggTTACCCTAATATAGCGCAGCCAGGGCGCTCTTGCAGGACACCTGCAGCCTGAGCAAGCCTCCGAGCTACAAATCTAATATACAGGACCTTATTCCTTCCCATTTCTTTCCTATATTAAACTCTCGTAATCTTATAGTATCACTCAAATACCGTAATTTAAACATGAAGCTATCTCTAAGTTTAATCTAACTAATCAGAATACACGTAGCTATTTCCTTATAAATACCTCATGAATAACCCCCACAAGGGCATCCTCTCATAGAAcctatttaatcttatttatataacttttcTAATTCtctaatatattcttcttaatctcttatattatattctttatcttattcttatataaacaTCATAATAtgtcttattataataaacctTATTATAAGATCCCAGATCTACTTGCTCCTGTTCCCTGTCTAATTaaagatttctataattatagaaatctataagatcttatataaattatcttaatttattataataattataaagatctgCAGGGCTTTTATAccttattatcttttataataactataagaATCTGTatagctttatatatattattatatttttataatcttataccAGGTCCTATAATCCTCTACAGTCTATTAacttaataaacttatatatatatatatataacttataaataatttatttattattagaattagtTATcatagttattatatatataaagaactgtaagaaaaaaattagtaatataaatttatagatatactttttatttattatatatttttctaatttttagaTATGCTTATATCTAATTCTCTGCTatctaaaatttatatttattattattaattactttttttctatattatacaCCTGAAATAGTTTTAGCAGTAATAAATACTGTAAGTATCTTATCTGGAATAGGAAgcttactatatatattatatatctttattctattaatatcttttttagattctataatattaattaaatattatgcCAGATTAAATAtcagaatttattatataaattatatataaataaaatataatatactatttctagtattatataatattatttatactagataaaattaatcttttaaactatatat belongs to Aspergillus luchuensis IFO 4308 DNA, chromosome 3, nearly complete sequence and includes:
- a CDS encoding lytic polysaccharide monooxygenase auxiliary activity family 9 protein (CAZy:AA9;~COG:G;~EggNog:ENOG410PNFI;~InterPro:IPR005103;~PFAM:PF03443;~SECRETED:SignalP(1-25)) codes for the protein MSLSKIAGVLLASASLVAGHGYVSSIEVDGTTYGGYLVDTYYYESDPPELIAWSTNATDDGYVSPTQYESSNIVCHRGSAPGALEAPVAPGGTVKMTWNTWPDDHHGPVITYLANCNGSCADVDKTALQFFKIDAGGLIDDSEIPGTWATDKLIDNNYTRSITIPSDIEAGSYVLRHEIIALHGAEDLDGAQNYPQCINLNVTGSGTATPSGTLGTALYKDTDPGIYIDIWQSISSYTIPGPTLYTAGSTATAAADATTTAAATSASTTEAAVVTSAAASSAGAGSQTTMVTSSRSQPTGSSDSSSGVGSSGSTNSQSGSGSTAGGQFGQTQPGMAGSGNASPSDSASTPTSSTPSAASSSASSATSGVLSGSCSQEDYWYCNGGTAFQRCVNGEWDASQSMAAGTECTPGISETLTIAASSKRRNVSGLRHRRL
- a CDS encoding uncharacterized protein (SECRETED:SignalP(1-18)), whose translation is MKVSAVLFAVLFSAFVAATSEHDPAAKVGASIGKRTEADAASLCDDLGVLDC